Proteins from a genomic interval of Pseudomonas sp. RC10:
- the yajC gene encoding preprotein translocase subunit YajC: MSFFISNAMADAGAPAAAGPAGSGFEWIFLVGFLVIFYLMIWRPQAKRAKEQKNLLGNLQKGDEVVTSGGIAGKINKVTDDFVVIEVSDTVELKIQKGAIAATLPKGTLKAI, translated from the coding sequence ATGAGCTTTTTCATTTCCAACGCCATGGCTGACGCGGGCGCACCTGCTGCTGCGGGTCCTGCGGGTTCGGGTTTTGAGTGGATCTTCCTGGTCGGCTTTCTGGTCATCTTCTACCTGATGATCTGGCGCCCGCAGGCCAAACGCGCCAAAGAACAGAAGAATCTGCTGGGCAACCTGCAGAAGGGCGACGAAGTCGTCACTTCCGGTGGTATCGCGGGCAAGATCAACAAAGTAACCGACGACTTCGTGGTCATCGAAGTGTCCGACACCGTAGAGCTGAAGATCCAGAAGGGCGCCATCGCTGCCACCCTGCCTAAAGGCACTCTGAAAGCCATCTGA
- the tgt gene encoding tRNA guanosine(34) transglycosylase Tgt, which yields MSFELLATDGKARRGRLTFPRGVVETPAFMPVGTYGTVKGMLPRDIEATGAQIILGNTFHLWLRPGTEVIKGHGDLHDFMQWKGPILTDSGGFQVFSLGAMRKIKEEGVTFASPVDGAKVFMGPEESMQVQRDLGSDIVMIFDECTPYPADEDVARTSMELSLRWAKRSKIAHGENTAALFGIVQGGMHENLRMRSLEGLNELDFDGLAIGGLSVGEPKHEMIKVLDYLPGRMPAEKPRYLMGVGKPEDLVEGVRRGVDMFDCVMPTRNARNGHLFIDTGVLKIRNAFHRHDDSPLDPTCDCYTCKNFSRAYLHHLDKCGEMLGSMLNTIHNLRHYQLLMAGLREAIQQGTLAAFVDTFYAKRGLATPPLD from the coding sequence ATGTCTTTCGAGCTGTTGGCCACCGATGGCAAGGCTCGTCGTGGTCGCCTGACCTTTCCCCGTGGCGTGGTCGAGACCCCGGCGTTCATGCCAGTCGGTACCTATGGCACGGTCAAGGGCATGCTGCCGCGTGATATCGAAGCCACGGGTGCGCAGATCATCCTCGGCAACACCTTCCACCTGTGGCTGCGTCCCGGCACTGAAGTGATCAAGGGCCACGGCGACCTGCACGACTTCATGCAATGGAAAGGCCCGATTCTGACCGACTCCGGTGGTTTTCAGGTGTTCAGCCTCGGCGCCATGCGCAAGATCAAGGAAGAGGGCGTGACCTTCGCCTCTCCTGTGGATGGCGCAAAAGTGTTCATGGGTCCGGAAGAGTCGATGCAGGTCCAGCGCGATCTGGGCTCTGACATCGTGATGATTTTCGACGAGTGCACCCCGTACCCGGCGGATGAAGACGTCGCGCGTACCTCGATGGAACTGTCCCTGCGTTGGGCCAAGCGGTCCAAGATCGCTCATGGCGAAAACACCGCAGCGCTGTTCGGCATCGTTCAGGGCGGCATGCATGAAAACCTGCGCATGCGCTCCCTTGAAGGTCTGAACGAGCTTGATTTCGACGGCCTGGCCATCGGCGGTCTGTCGGTGGGTGAGCCCAAGCACGAGATGATTAAGGTGCTGGACTATCTCCCAGGGCGTATGCCGGCTGAAAAACCTCGTTACCTTATGGGTGTAGGCAAGCCGGAAGACCTGGTTGAAGGTGTGCGGCGCGGAGTCGACATGTTCGACTGCGTCATGCCGACGCGCAATGCTCGCAACGGTCATCTGTTCATCGACACCGGTGTGCTGAAGATTCGTAACGCGTTTCATCGCCATGATGATTCGCCGCTGGACCCGACCTGTGATTGCTACACCTGCAAGAACTTCTCTCGCGCTTATCTGCATCACCTGGACAAGTGCGGCGAAATGCTGGGGAGCATGCTCAATACGATCCACAATTTGCGGCATTACCAGCTGCTGATGGCTGGTTTGCGCGAGGCTATTCAACAAGGTACATTGGCCGCCTTTGTCGACACGTTCTATGCCAAACGCGGGCTTGCGACGCCGCCGCTGGATTGA
- the queA gene encoding tRNA preQ1(34) S-adenosylmethionine ribosyltransferase-isomerase QueA: MRVADFTFELPDALIARHPLAERRGSRLLTLDGPSGALAHRQFTDLLEHLRPGDLMVFNNTRVIPARLFGQKASGGKLEILVERVLDQHRVLAHVRSSKSPKAGSSILIDGGGEAEMVARHDALFELRFAEPVLPLLERVGHMPLPPYIDRPDEDADRERYQTVYAQRAGAVAAPTAGLHFDQTMMDAIAEKGVETAFVTLHVGAGTFQPVRVERIEDHHMHNEWLEVTQDVVDAVAACRARGGRVIAVGTTSVRSLESAARDGVLKPFSGDTDIFIYPGRPFHVVDALVTNFHLPESTLLMLVSAFAGYPETMAAYAAAVENGYRFFSYGDAMFITRNPAPTAPKESAPEDQA, translated from the coding sequence ATGCGTGTCGCCGACTTTACCTTTGAACTCCCTGATGCCCTGATCGCTCGCCACCCTTTGGCGGAGCGTCGCGGCAGCCGTTTGCTGACCCTCGACGGGCCAAGCGGTGCACTGGCTCATCGCCAATTCACTGATTTGCTGGAGCATTTGCGCCCCGGCGATCTGATGGTTTTCAACAACACCCGGGTCATTCCCGCGCGTTTGTTCGGGCAGAAGGCGTCGGGCGGCAAGCTCGAAATTCTGGTCGAGCGGGTGCTGGATCAGCATCGCGTGCTGGCCCATGTGCGGTCGAGCAAGTCGCCGAAGGCGGGTTCGTCGATCCTGATCGATGGCGGTGGCGAGGCCGAGATGGTGGCGCGTCATGATGCGTTGTTCGAGCTGCGGTTTGCCGAACCCGTGCTGCCGCTGCTGGAGCGCGTCGGGCACATGCCGTTGCCTCCTTATATAGACCGGCCGGACGAAGACGCTGACCGCGAGCGGTACCAGACCGTGTACGCGCAGCGTGCCGGTGCTGTGGCGGCGCCGACGGCGGGGCTGCATTTCGATCAGACGATGATGGACGCGATTGCCGAGAAGGGCGTTGAGACGGCGTTCGTCACGTTGCACGTGGGCGCGGGGACCTTTCAGCCGGTGCGCGTGGAGCGGATCGAAGATCACCACATGCACAACGAATGGCTGGAGGTTACGCAGGACGTGGTCGACGCCGTTGCGGCGTGCCGTGCACGGGGCGGCCGGGTGATCGCCGTCGGTACGACCAGCGTGCGTTCGCTGGAAAGCGCGGCCCGGGACGGCGTGCTCAAGCCGTTCAGCGGCGACACCGACATCTTCATTTATCCAGGCCGACCGTTTCACGTGGTCGATGCACTGGTCACCAATTTCCATTTGCCTGAATCCACGCTGCTGATGCTGGTTTCGGCCTTCGCCGGTTACCCGGAAACCATGGCGGCCTATGCGGCGGCTGTGGAAAACGGCTACCGCTTCTTCAGTTACGGGGATGCCATGTTCATCACCCGCAATCCCGCGCCGACGGCTCCCAAGGAATCGGCCCCAGAGGATCAAGCATGA
- a CDS encoding DUF4145 domain-containing protein, with the protein MLKEKGLKDGNLYKRIDTAAAQHLITTEMATWAHEIRLDANDQRHADEDAALPDEADARKAIEFATALAQFLFVLPARVARGRGHSG; encoded by the coding sequence ATGCTTAAGGAGAAAGGGCTCAAAGATGGAAATCTTTATAAGCGAATAGATACGGCTGCGGCCCAGCATCTCATAACTACCGAAATGGCCACATGGGCTCATGAGATACGTCTTGACGCAAATGACCAGCGCCATGCCGACGAAGACGCAGCTCTTCCCGATGAAGCTGACGCAAGAAAGGCAATTGAGTTCGCTACTGCGCTGGCTCAATTCCTCTTCGTGCTACCAGCTCGAGTCGCGCGAGGGCGGGGGCATAGTGGCTAG
- a CDS encoding AAA family ATPase produces the protein MIHDFKIVGFRHFRNVELNQLKRVNLFVGKNSSGKSSILEALVLFFSEMSTRYLPMIQAARNENWDAADEDTAIPLRHLFHNHVLPEIGAPGISLSSTNDPRSFELKVQNFKVETDGQITSYTATTEDMFIDPEFLEPCIVIERPGYIRRFSRLDKLSQMRRMISPFMKGTHQVFFVPTRGVGDRELANLWDLVSLTDAEADVIAGLKLIDPNVEGVAFVGSQTRERTALVRLRNHSEPVALKSLGDGMNRILQIIVSLVNAKNSALIIDEFENGLHWSVQQEVWALVFRLAQLLNVQVFATTHSRDCIQGFEKAWAEDTAIGSFARVQKINNEASVREYTFDLLKDSIDMDVEVR, from the coding sequence ATGATCCATGATTTTAAAATAGTGGGGTTCAGACATTTTAGGAATGTGGAGCTCAACCAGCTCAAGCGGGTTAACTTGTTTGTTGGAAAAAACAGCTCAGGCAAAAGTTCCATCCTAGAAGCGTTGGTGCTCTTCTTTAGTGAAATGTCCACTCGATATCTACCAATGATTCAAGCGGCGCGGAATGAAAACTGGGACGCTGCTGATGAAGATACTGCAATTCCTTTGCGGCACCTCTTTCACAATCATGTACTCCCAGAAATAGGCGCACCAGGCATATCACTTTCATCTACTAATGACCCTCGATCCTTTGAGCTCAAGGTGCAGAATTTCAAAGTTGAAACTGACGGCCAGATCACGTCTTACACTGCCACAACGGAAGATATGTTCATTGACCCAGAGTTTCTAGAGCCTTGCATAGTCATCGAACGCCCAGGCTACATTAGGCGCTTCAGTCGACTAGACAAACTGAGCCAGATGCGGCGGATGATCAGCCCCTTTATGAAAGGCACACATCAAGTTTTTTTTGTGCCTACCCGTGGTGTGGGCGATAGAGAACTCGCGAACTTATGGGACTTAGTGAGCCTGACTGACGCGGAAGCGGACGTTATAGCGGGTTTAAAACTCATAGACCCTAATGTGGAAGGTGTTGCATTCGTAGGCTCTCAAACCAGAGAACGCACTGCCCTAGTGCGCCTGCGAAACCATTCAGAACCCGTAGCACTCAAAAGCTTGGGCGATGGTATGAATCGTATCCTTCAAATTATAGTTTCTCTAGTCAACGCCAAAAATAGCGCTTTGATCATCGACGAGTTCGAAAACGGACTTCACTGGAGCGTCCAACAAGAAGTATGGGCTCTAGTATTTAGGCTTGCGCAGCTTCTGAACGTACAAGTTTTTGCGACTACTCATAGCAGAGACTGCATTCAAGGATTCGAGAAGGCTTGGGCTGAAGATACAGCAATTGGATCTTTCGCGAGGGTTCAGAAAATCAACAATGAAGCAAGCGTGCGTGAGTATACATTCGACTTGCTTAAAGACTCTATTGATATGGATGTCGAGGTTCGCTGA
- a CDS encoding DUF3226 domain-containing protein has product MMEFKHKGPKVLLVEGKNDAHLVCALCVYFNLPESFGIYNCESDNHVLRRLNVLLIGSEPLEVVGVILDADAPSLISKWRSVSTLLTEAGYEVPANPSKNGTIITKPGRPTIGVWLMPDNEVDGMLEDFCLKLAPQAAVEYAAKCVAEAQQNGLATFSATHSSKAAVHTYLAWQDEPGMPLGLAVKAKALDPRQPIAADFSDFLMRLF; this is encoded by the coding sequence ATGATGGAATTTAAGCACAAAGGCCCGAAAGTTTTGTTGGTAGAGGGCAAAAATGACGCACACTTGGTATGCGCTCTTTGCGTATATTTCAACCTCCCTGAATCATTCGGAATTTATAACTGCGAGTCTGACAATCACGTACTGAGACGACTTAATGTTCTGCTAATTGGCTCGGAGCCCCTAGAGGTGGTAGGGGTGATTCTCGACGCGGACGCCCCGAGCTTGATAAGTAAATGGCGTAGCGTATCTACCCTACTAACGGAAGCCGGGTATGAAGTACCTGCCAATCCGTCGAAAAACGGTACTATCATTACCAAGCCGGGTCGACCTACCATCGGGGTTTGGTTGATGCCCGACAACGAAGTTGATGGCATGCTGGAAGATTTTTGTCTCAAACTAGCGCCACAAGCGGCTGTCGAATACGCCGCGAAGTGCGTGGCTGAAGCCCAACAGAATGGGCTTGCAACCTTCAGCGCTACCCACTCTTCAAAAGCAGCTGTCCATACTTATCTAGCTTGGCAGGATGAGCCCGGAATGCCTCTTGGCCTAGCGGTAAAGGCTAAAGCGCTAGATCCAAGGCAGCCGATTGCAGCCGACTTTAGCGACTTTCTTATGCGCTTGTTTTGA
- a CDS encoding RNase A-like domain-containing protein, with translation MPDQEEFRVVLSYAQMAAILEHESLSETEIRSNRIIGSLRLVGGIVELAGAGVLCKAPEPFFTKIGCVAVGVHGSDQASAGMHQLVTGRATDSYAFKIGASAAGGMGASLTTARLVGLATEFAVPLTTASLYNAFRVSSVRAGKMTIVVSERFPNAPRQSLGGHTKERHIGKDVEALQKRLKRRQNANVMSTFSSLEKAEWAVSQALQMHRYKILGYSKLNFLRKNNRLTLKMSFIEDVGWGITRSAADTPVGMKNIVIVVECSEFNHMPAFIVTAYPVL, from the coding sequence ATGCCTGATCAGGAAGAATTCCGCGTTGTTCTGAGTTATGCCCAAATGGCGGCCATTCTGGAACATGAGTCTCTCTCCGAAACCGAAATCAGGTCCAACCGAATAATTGGAAGCCTGCGACTGGTTGGTGGCATCGTCGAGTTGGCGGGAGCGGGAGTGCTCTGTAAAGCGCCGGAGCCGTTTTTCACCAAAATAGGGTGTGTCGCCGTGGGCGTGCACGGTTCAGATCAGGCATCGGCGGGTATGCATCAACTCGTCACGGGAAGGGCCACCGACTCCTATGCCTTCAAGATCGGCGCGTCCGCGGCCGGCGGTATGGGAGCGTCACTGACCACTGCCCGACTCGTCGGTCTGGCGACGGAGTTTGCTGTGCCCCTCACCACCGCTTCGCTCTATAACGCTTTCAGGGTGTCCTCTGTGCGAGCGGGGAAAATGACGATTGTCGTGAGCGAGAGGTTTCCGAATGCACCAAGGCAAAGTTTAGGCGGACATACAAAGGAGCGCCATATTGGCAAAGATGTAGAGGCTCTTCAGAAAAGATTGAAGCGGAGGCAAAATGCAAATGTCATGTCTACGTTTAGCAGTTTGGAAAAAGCTGAATGGGCGGTGAGTCAGGCACTGCAGATGCACAGGTACAAAATTCTGGGTTACTCGAAGCTAAATTTTTTGCGAAAAAATAACCGCTTGACGTTAAAAATGAGTTTTATAGAAGACGTGGGATGGGGAATTACACGCTCAGCGGCGGATACCCCGGTCGGGATGAAAAATATTGTAATAGTGGTGGAATGTTCGGAATTTAACCACATGCCAGCTTTTATCGTGACGGCGTACCCAGTGCTCTGA